A stretch of the Rosa rugosa chromosome 5, drRosRugo1.1, whole genome shotgun sequence genome encodes the following:
- the LOC133709340 gene encoding ABC transporter B family member 4-like isoform X2 — translation MSCWMITGERQAARIRCLYLKTILRQDVSFFDKETNTGEIIGRMSGDTVLIQEAMGEKVGTCIQLVATFFGGFIIAFVKGWLLTLVMLSSIPALVISGAAMSIIISKLASRGQAAYSAGATVVEQTIGSIRTVASFTGEKQAITKYNNSITKAYKSGVQEGLASGLGIGSVMLIIFCSYALAIWYGGKMILEKGYKGGDVMNVIFAVLTGSLSLGQTSPCLAAFASGKAAAYKMFETISRNPEIDASDTKGKQLQDIKGDIELRDIHFSYPARPDEHIFRGFSLTIPSGATAALVGESGSGKSTVISLIERFYDPQAGEVLIDGVNLKEFQLKWIRQKIGLVSQEPVLFTCSIRDNIGYGKDGATTEEIRAAAELANAAKFIDKLPQGLDTMVGEHGTQLSGGQKQRVAIARAILKNPRILLLDEATSALDAESERVVQEALDRIMVNRTTVIVAHRLSTVRNADTIAVIHRGTIVEQGPHSELVKDPEGAYSQLIRLQETRTVSEQTGVNDQDRPDISSDSRRQSSQRFSLLRSMSRGSSGRANSSRHSFSISYGGAPTAIGILETNPAEPDTHAPASSKGRPEVSLGRLAALNKPEIPVLLLGTLAAAANGVILPVFGILISSVIKTFFEPPDQLSKDSKFWALIFVVLGVASFLAQPSRAYLFGVAGCKLIRRVRSKCFEKVVYMDVGWFDESDHSSGAIGARLSTDAASLRGLVGDALGLLVQNLATAVAGLVIAFVANWQLALIILVLLPLLGLSGYFQVKLMKGFSADAKKMYEDASQVANDAVGSIRTIASFCAEEKVMELYQKKCEGPIKNGIRQGLVSGIGFGLSFFFLFSVYACSFYAGARLVAAGKTEFSDVFRVFFALTMTAVGISQSSSLAPDISKGKSSASSIFAILDGKSKIDSSDDSGTTRENVKGDIELRHVSFKYPTRPNVPIFQDLCLTIRHGKTVALVGESGSGKSTVISLLQRFYDPDSGHITLDGIEIQKLQLKWLRQQMGLVSQEPLLFNDTIRANIAYGKDGNATEAEIIAAAELANAHKFISSLQRGYDTVVGERGVQMSGGQKQRVAIARAIMKAPKILLLDEATSALDAESERVVQDALDRVMVDRTTVVVAHRLSTIRSADLIAVVKNGVIAEKGKHETLINIKDGTYASLVALHASASS, via the exons ATGTCTTGTTGGATGATCACCGGAGAGAGACAGGCTGCGAGAATAAGATGTTTATACTTGAAAACAATATTGAGGCAAGATGTAAGCTTTTTTGATAAAGAAACTAACACTGGAGAAATTATTGGGAGGATGTCAGGTGATACTGTGCTCATTCAGGAGGCCATGGGAGAGAAG GTAGGAACTTGTATCCAGTTAGTCGCAACATTCTTTGGAGGCTTTATCATAGCCTTTGTGAAGGGATGGCTTCTTACCCTGGTCATGCTTTCTTCTATCCCCGCTCTTGTCATCTCTGGTGCTGCCATGAGCATCATCATATCAAAGTTGGCATCTCGTGGACAAGCTGCTTATTCAGCGGGAGCAACTGTGGTTGAGCAGACAATTGGTTCAATAAGAACT GTTGCATCATTTACAGGGGAGAAACAAGCTATAACTAAGTACAACAACTCTATAACTAAAGCTTACAAGTCTGGTGTGCAAGAGGGTTTGGCATCTGGGTTGGGTATCGGTTCAGTTATGCTTATTATCTTCTGTAGTTATGCTTTGGCTATATGGTATGGCGGAAAAATGATACTTGAAAAGGGATATAAAGGAGGAGATGTCATGAATGTAATTTTTGCTGTGTTGACCGGCTCCTT GTCTCTTGGGCAGACATCTCCATGCTTGGCCGCATTTGCTTCTGGGAAAGCTGCAGCTTACAAGATGTTTGAGACAATTAGCAGAAACCCGGAGATAGATGCTTCTGATACTAAAGGGAAGCAATTACAAGATATTAAAGGAGACATAGAACTGAGGGATATTCATTTTAGTTATCCTGCAAGACCAGATGAACATATATTCCGTGGATTTTCTCTCACAATACCTAGTGGTGCAACTGCAGCTTTGGTAGGAGAGAGCGGAAGTGGTAAATCGACTGTAATCAGTTTGATTGAGAGATTTTATGACCCACAGGCTGGTGAAGTTCTTATTGACGGTGTCAATCTCAAAGAGTTCCAGCTGAAATGGATCAGACAGAAAATAGGTCTTGTCAGCCAGGAACCTGTATTGTTTACTTGCAGCATTAGAGATAATATTGGCTATGGGAAGGATGGTGCAACTACTGAAGAGATAAGGGCTGCTGCTGAGCTTGCCAATGCTGCTAAATTCATAGACAAACTTCCTCAG GGACTAGATACAATGGTGGGTGAGCATGGAACTCAACTATCTGGGGGCCAAAAGCAGAGAGTTGCTATAGCTCGAGCAATTCTAAAAAACCCAAGAATTCTACTTCTAGATGAAGCCACAAGTGCTCTTGACGCAGAATCTGAGAGAGTTGTGCAGGAGGCACTGGATAGAATTATGGTTAACCGGACTACTGTCATAGTAGCCCATCGCTTGAGCACAGTAAGGAATGCTGATACCATTGCTGTCATACATCGAGGAACAATTGTTGAACAAG GACCACATTCCGAGCTAGTTAAGGATCCTGAGGGAGCATATAGCCAGCTTATAAGATTACAAGAAACCAGAACTGTGTCAGAACAGACTGGTGTAAATGATCAGGATAGGCCAGATATTTCTTCCGATTCTCGGAGACAGTCAAGTCAAAGATTTTCTTTATTAAGATCCATGAGCCGTGGATCATCTGGAAGAGCAAATAGTAGTCGTCACTCATTCTCAATCTCATATGGTGGTGCACCTACTGCAATCGGCATCCTTGAAACAAATCCTGCTGAACCTGATACTCATGCTCCAGCATCATCTAAAGGGCGTCCAGAAGTCTCACTTGGCCGGCTAGCTGCCCTGAACAAGCCAGAGATCCCAGTGCTGCTTCTTGGTACTTTAGCTGCAGCAGCCAACGGGGTGATCTTACCTGTTTTTGGGATACTAATATCTAGTGTAATCAAGACCTTCTTTGAGCCACCTGACCAACTGAGTAAGGATTCAAAGTTTTGGGCATTAATCTTTGTTGTTCTTGGAGTTGCATCATTCTTGGCACAACCATCAAGAGCATACCTTTTTGGTGTGGCTGGATGTAAGTTGATAAGAAGAGTTCGATCAAAGTGCTTTGAGAAGGTGGTTTACATGGACGTAGGTTGGTTTGATGAGTCTGATCATTCAAGTGGTGCAATTGGGGCAAGGCTTTCTACAGATGCGGCTTCTCTAAGAGGGttggttggagatgctctaggTTTATTGGTTCAGAATTTAGCAACTGCAGTTGCCGGCCTAGTTATTGCTTTCGTAGCAAATTGGCAATTGGCTCTTATAATTCTTGTCCTGCTGCCTTTGTTAGGACTAAGTGGATATTTTCAAGTCAAGTTAATGAAAGGGTTCAGTGCAGATGCAAAG AAAATGTACGAGGACGCAAGCCAAGTAGCCAATGATGCTGTGGGGAGTATTAGAACAATTGCTTCCTTTTGTGCTGAAGAGAAGGTGATGGAACTGTACCAGAAAAAATGTGAAGGTCCTATTAAAAATGGGATAAGACAAGGCTTAGTTAGCGGAATTGGTTTTGGGCTATCGTTCTTTTTCCTATTTTCTGTGTATGCCTGCAGTTTCTACGCTGGAGCCCGACTTGTTGCAGCAGGCAAGACAGAATTTTCTGACGTGTTTCGG GTTTTCTTTGCTCTCACTATGACAGCTGTTGGAATATCTCAGTCGAGCTCCCTAGCCCCTGATATAAGTAAAGGAAAGAGTTCTGCTTCTTCCATATTTGCAATTCTTGACGGCAAGTCAAAAATAGACTCTAGTGACGACTCTGGaactacaagagaaaatgtgAAGGGAGATATTGAACTACGCCATGTCAGCTTCAAGTATCCAACTAGACCCAACGTGCCAATCTTCCAGGATCTTTGCTTGACCATTCGTCATGGCAAG ACGGTTGCTTTGGTTGGAGAAAGTGGTAGTGGGAAGTCGACAGTGATCTCATTGTTGCAGAGATTTTATGACCCTGATTCAGGTCACATTACATTAGATGGAATCGAAATCCAAAAGCTACAATTGAAGTGGTTGAGACAGCAAATGGGGCTGGTGAGCCAAGAGCCTCTGCTGTTTAATGACACTATCCGAGCCAACATTGCATATGGAAAGGATGGGAATGCAACCGAAGCTGAAATTATAGCTGCAGCAGAATTGGCAAATGCCCACAAGTTCATCAGTAGCTTACAACGG GGTTACGATACAGTAGTAGGAGAGCGGGGGGTCCAAATGTCAGGTGGACAGAAACAGAGGGTGGCAATTGCACGAGCTATTATGAAGGCGCCAAAGATATTACTCCTAGATGAGGCCACCAGTGCACTTGATGCTGAGTCTGAACGAGTCGTTCAAGACGCATTGGACAGAGTAATGGTGGATCGAACAACAGTGGTGGTTGCTCATCGGTTATCGACAATCAGAAGTGCAGATTTGATAGCAGTGGTAAAGAATGGGGTCATTGCAGAGAAAGGAAAGCATGAGACTTTGATTAATATCAAGGATGGCACTTATGCTTCTCTGGTAGCATTACATGCAAGTGCCTCATCTTAG
- the LOC133709340 gene encoding ABC transporter B family member 4-like isoform X1, with the protein MGDQENPLDGDHVIREEAAASKSQSAVPESQNGPESSSNKEDASKSKEGGTKAVPFFKLFSFADSMDYLLMSVGTIGAIGNGVCMPLMTIIMGDVINSFGESGNSNKVVDTVSKVALKYVYLALGAAAASFLQMSCWMITGERQAARIRCLYLKTILRQDVSFFDKETNTGEIIGRMSGDTVLIQEAMGEKVGTCIQLVATFFGGFIIAFVKGWLLTLVMLSSIPALVISGAAMSIIISKLASRGQAAYSAGATVVEQTIGSIRTVASFTGEKQAITKYNNSITKAYKSGVQEGLASGLGIGSVMLIIFCSYALAIWYGGKMILEKGYKGGDVMNVIFAVLTGSLSLGQTSPCLAAFASGKAAAYKMFETISRNPEIDASDTKGKQLQDIKGDIELRDIHFSYPARPDEHIFRGFSLTIPSGATAALVGESGSGKSTVISLIERFYDPQAGEVLIDGVNLKEFQLKWIRQKIGLVSQEPVLFTCSIRDNIGYGKDGATTEEIRAAAELANAAKFIDKLPQGLDTMVGEHGTQLSGGQKQRVAIARAILKNPRILLLDEATSALDAESERVVQEALDRIMVNRTTVIVAHRLSTVRNADTIAVIHRGTIVEQGPHSELVKDPEGAYSQLIRLQETRTVSEQTGVNDQDRPDISSDSRRQSSQRFSLLRSMSRGSSGRANSSRHSFSISYGGAPTAIGILETNPAEPDTHAPASSKGRPEVSLGRLAALNKPEIPVLLLGTLAAAANGVILPVFGILISSVIKTFFEPPDQLSKDSKFWALIFVVLGVASFLAQPSRAYLFGVAGCKLIRRVRSKCFEKVVYMDVGWFDESDHSSGAIGARLSTDAASLRGLVGDALGLLVQNLATAVAGLVIAFVANWQLALIILVLLPLLGLSGYFQVKLMKGFSADAKKMYEDASQVANDAVGSIRTIASFCAEEKVMELYQKKCEGPIKNGIRQGLVSGIGFGLSFFFLFSVYACSFYAGARLVAAGKTEFSDVFRVFFALTMTAVGISQSSSLAPDISKGKSSASSIFAILDGKSKIDSSDDSGTTRENVKGDIELRHVSFKYPTRPNVPIFQDLCLTIRHGKTVALVGESGSGKSTVISLLQRFYDPDSGHITLDGIEIQKLQLKWLRQQMGLVSQEPLLFNDTIRANIAYGKDGNATEAEIIAAAELANAHKFISSLQRGYDTVVGERGVQMSGGQKQRVAIARAIMKAPKILLLDEATSALDAESERVVQDALDRVMVDRTTVVVAHRLSTIRSADLIAVVKNGVIAEKGKHETLINIKDGTYASLVALHASASS; encoded by the exons ATGGGTGATCAGGAGAATCCTTTGGATGGAGATCATGTGATCAGAGAGGAAGCTGCCGCGTCGAAAAGTCAATCAGCAGTGCCGGAATCCCAGAATGGACCGGAAAGTAGTAGTAACAAGGAAGATGCAAGCAAGAGCAAGGAGGGTGGCACCAAGGCAGTACCCTTTTTCAAGCTCTTCTCATTTGCTGATTCCATGGATTACTTGTTAATGTCGGTTGGTACGATTGGCGCTATCGGAAATGGAGTGTGTATGCCTCTAATGACCATAATCATGGGAGATGTGATTAATTCTTTTGGAGAATCTGGGAATTCCAATAAAGTGGTTGACACAGTGTCTAAG GTGGCTCTAAAGTATGTCTACTTGGCTTTGGGAGCCGCAGCTGCTTCATTTCTAC AGATGTCTTGTTGGATGATCACCGGAGAGAGACAGGCTGCGAGAATAAGATGTTTATACTTGAAAACAATATTGAGGCAAGATGTAAGCTTTTTTGATAAAGAAACTAACACTGGAGAAATTATTGGGAGGATGTCAGGTGATACTGTGCTCATTCAGGAGGCCATGGGAGAGAAG GTAGGAACTTGTATCCAGTTAGTCGCAACATTCTTTGGAGGCTTTATCATAGCCTTTGTGAAGGGATGGCTTCTTACCCTGGTCATGCTTTCTTCTATCCCCGCTCTTGTCATCTCTGGTGCTGCCATGAGCATCATCATATCAAAGTTGGCATCTCGTGGACAAGCTGCTTATTCAGCGGGAGCAACTGTGGTTGAGCAGACAATTGGTTCAATAAGAACT GTTGCATCATTTACAGGGGAGAAACAAGCTATAACTAAGTACAACAACTCTATAACTAAAGCTTACAAGTCTGGTGTGCAAGAGGGTTTGGCATCTGGGTTGGGTATCGGTTCAGTTATGCTTATTATCTTCTGTAGTTATGCTTTGGCTATATGGTATGGCGGAAAAATGATACTTGAAAAGGGATATAAAGGAGGAGATGTCATGAATGTAATTTTTGCTGTGTTGACCGGCTCCTT GTCTCTTGGGCAGACATCTCCATGCTTGGCCGCATTTGCTTCTGGGAAAGCTGCAGCTTACAAGATGTTTGAGACAATTAGCAGAAACCCGGAGATAGATGCTTCTGATACTAAAGGGAAGCAATTACAAGATATTAAAGGAGACATAGAACTGAGGGATATTCATTTTAGTTATCCTGCAAGACCAGATGAACATATATTCCGTGGATTTTCTCTCACAATACCTAGTGGTGCAACTGCAGCTTTGGTAGGAGAGAGCGGAAGTGGTAAATCGACTGTAATCAGTTTGATTGAGAGATTTTATGACCCACAGGCTGGTGAAGTTCTTATTGACGGTGTCAATCTCAAAGAGTTCCAGCTGAAATGGATCAGACAGAAAATAGGTCTTGTCAGCCAGGAACCTGTATTGTTTACTTGCAGCATTAGAGATAATATTGGCTATGGGAAGGATGGTGCAACTACTGAAGAGATAAGGGCTGCTGCTGAGCTTGCCAATGCTGCTAAATTCATAGACAAACTTCCTCAG GGACTAGATACAATGGTGGGTGAGCATGGAACTCAACTATCTGGGGGCCAAAAGCAGAGAGTTGCTATAGCTCGAGCAATTCTAAAAAACCCAAGAATTCTACTTCTAGATGAAGCCACAAGTGCTCTTGACGCAGAATCTGAGAGAGTTGTGCAGGAGGCACTGGATAGAATTATGGTTAACCGGACTACTGTCATAGTAGCCCATCGCTTGAGCACAGTAAGGAATGCTGATACCATTGCTGTCATACATCGAGGAACAATTGTTGAACAAG GACCACATTCCGAGCTAGTTAAGGATCCTGAGGGAGCATATAGCCAGCTTATAAGATTACAAGAAACCAGAACTGTGTCAGAACAGACTGGTGTAAATGATCAGGATAGGCCAGATATTTCTTCCGATTCTCGGAGACAGTCAAGTCAAAGATTTTCTTTATTAAGATCCATGAGCCGTGGATCATCTGGAAGAGCAAATAGTAGTCGTCACTCATTCTCAATCTCATATGGTGGTGCACCTACTGCAATCGGCATCCTTGAAACAAATCCTGCTGAACCTGATACTCATGCTCCAGCATCATCTAAAGGGCGTCCAGAAGTCTCACTTGGCCGGCTAGCTGCCCTGAACAAGCCAGAGATCCCAGTGCTGCTTCTTGGTACTTTAGCTGCAGCAGCCAACGGGGTGATCTTACCTGTTTTTGGGATACTAATATCTAGTGTAATCAAGACCTTCTTTGAGCCACCTGACCAACTGAGTAAGGATTCAAAGTTTTGGGCATTAATCTTTGTTGTTCTTGGAGTTGCATCATTCTTGGCACAACCATCAAGAGCATACCTTTTTGGTGTGGCTGGATGTAAGTTGATAAGAAGAGTTCGATCAAAGTGCTTTGAGAAGGTGGTTTACATGGACGTAGGTTGGTTTGATGAGTCTGATCATTCAAGTGGTGCAATTGGGGCAAGGCTTTCTACAGATGCGGCTTCTCTAAGAGGGttggttggagatgctctaggTTTATTGGTTCAGAATTTAGCAACTGCAGTTGCCGGCCTAGTTATTGCTTTCGTAGCAAATTGGCAATTGGCTCTTATAATTCTTGTCCTGCTGCCTTTGTTAGGACTAAGTGGATATTTTCAAGTCAAGTTAATGAAAGGGTTCAGTGCAGATGCAAAG AAAATGTACGAGGACGCAAGCCAAGTAGCCAATGATGCTGTGGGGAGTATTAGAACAATTGCTTCCTTTTGTGCTGAAGAGAAGGTGATGGAACTGTACCAGAAAAAATGTGAAGGTCCTATTAAAAATGGGATAAGACAAGGCTTAGTTAGCGGAATTGGTTTTGGGCTATCGTTCTTTTTCCTATTTTCTGTGTATGCCTGCAGTTTCTACGCTGGAGCCCGACTTGTTGCAGCAGGCAAGACAGAATTTTCTGACGTGTTTCGG GTTTTCTTTGCTCTCACTATGACAGCTGTTGGAATATCTCAGTCGAGCTCCCTAGCCCCTGATATAAGTAAAGGAAAGAGTTCTGCTTCTTCCATATTTGCAATTCTTGACGGCAAGTCAAAAATAGACTCTAGTGACGACTCTGGaactacaagagaaaatgtgAAGGGAGATATTGAACTACGCCATGTCAGCTTCAAGTATCCAACTAGACCCAACGTGCCAATCTTCCAGGATCTTTGCTTGACCATTCGTCATGGCAAG ACGGTTGCTTTGGTTGGAGAAAGTGGTAGTGGGAAGTCGACAGTGATCTCATTGTTGCAGAGATTTTATGACCCTGATTCAGGTCACATTACATTAGATGGAATCGAAATCCAAAAGCTACAATTGAAGTGGTTGAGACAGCAAATGGGGCTGGTGAGCCAAGAGCCTCTGCTGTTTAATGACACTATCCGAGCCAACATTGCATATGGAAAGGATGGGAATGCAACCGAAGCTGAAATTATAGCTGCAGCAGAATTGGCAAATGCCCACAAGTTCATCAGTAGCTTACAACGG GGTTACGATACAGTAGTAGGAGAGCGGGGGGTCCAAATGTCAGGTGGACAGAAACAGAGGGTGGCAATTGCACGAGCTATTATGAAGGCGCCAAAGATATTACTCCTAGATGAGGCCACCAGTGCACTTGATGCTGAGTCTGAACGAGTCGTTCAAGACGCATTGGACAGAGTAATGGTGGATCGAACAACAGTGGTGGTTGCTCATCGGTTATCGACAATCAGAAGTGCAGATTTGATAGCAGTGGTAAAGAATGGGGTCATTGCAGAGAAAGGAAAGCATGAGACTTTGATTAATATCAAGGATGGCACTTATGCTTCTCTGGTAGCATTACATGCAAGTGCCTCATCTTAG